DNA sequence from the Cohnella herbarum genome:
ATTTTATGTGCCGTATGTTTTGCCGGCCGTTGCCATATACGTAGGGTGGTCCTGGCTGTACGAGGCGAACTTTGGATTTTTCAATTATCTCCTCTCCGAGATGGGGTTGGATAAAGTTCTCTTTATTGCGGATTCCAATTACGTGGTCCCCTCTCTATCCTTGATTGCGGTCTGGCTGTCCGGGAACTTGATCGTTATTTTTTTGGCCGGGCTTCAGAACGTTCCGAGAGTCTATCATGAAGCGGCTGAAATGGACGGCGCGAATGGCTGGAAACGCTTCAGGCATATTACCTTGCCCAGTATCTCGCCGATCATCTTCTACAACTTGTTGATGAGCCTGATCGCTAATCTCCAAGTCATTACGCCGGCCCTTGCTCTAACGAACGGAGGTCCGGGCAATTCTTCCCGATTCATGACTTATCTGATGTACGATCAGGCTTTCGTCAATTACAAGCTGGGTTATGCCTGCGCGACGACCTTTATCATTTTCGCCATCCTTGCCGCCTTTACCGCCGTGCTGTTCAAGACGTCGAACCGGTGGATCTTTTCCGAAGGGGGCGACGACAAATGAGCGAAGCCGTATATGGCAGACTAAAGAGCAAAAAACGCAATGATCGAATGATGAACGTCCTAACGCTTGTCGTTGTCGTATTCTGCGCCGTTCTCGTACTCTTTCCGATTTGGTGGATATTCCGTACGTCGCTGATGACGAATGCCGAGATTTACAGATTTCCGCCTTCGCTCCTACCGAATAATTGGCTGTTTTCCAACTATGAAAAAACTTTGGAAATATTCAAATTTTGGAAATATTTGTGGAATACGATGGTCATTATCGTTCCTTCCTGTTTGGCGGGAACGTTTACGGCCACCTTGTGCGGATATGCCTTTGCGAGGTTGCGGTTTCGGGGCAAAAGTTTGATCTGGGCGCTTTGCATCGGTTCGATGCTTTTACCTACCATGGTTACGCTCATTCCGCTGTACATTGGGTGGACGCGGGGTCTGGGGCTTCATGATAGCTATCTGCCTTTGATTTTGCCTTATTTCTGCGGGGGCGGCGCCTTCAATATCTTTTTGATCCGACAGTTTATTCTCTCCATACCGAGAGAACTCGACCAAGCGGCAACGATCGACGGCGCCGGATACTTCCGCATCTTGTTCAGCATTATTATCCCGGCGATCAAGCCGGCCATGATTGTCGTCGCGTTGTTTATTTTCATCGGCCTATGGAACGATTTGCTCCAACAGATGATTTACATTAATTCGAGCGATAAATATACCATTGCGTTGGGGCTTACCAATTTCAGAGGTCAATTAAAGTCGGACTGGTCTCTGACGATGGCAGCCACGTGTCTGTCCTTTGCTCCGGGCGTGATTTTCTACCTGGTCGGTCAAAAGTATTTCGTAGAGGGAATCACGATGACCGGAATAAAAAGTTAGGCGGAGGATGGCGTGCCGGCAAGTTATGTCCATGTCGATCAGGGATAATCTTATCCCGGATCGGCTTTTTTTGTTGTATAGGAAGTAGAATTTTGTTTGATTCTTCAATATTTAGCTCCTGAGCAAAGTACACATATTCATTTATATAGACGAGTACTAAAAAATCCATATTTTTTTAACTCAAAGCTTGTCGATACTTTCTATTGGTCTATCAGTTATTTCGTCAATAAAGCCTTTTAACAGCAGCGCTTAAAGATTTCCCGGAATGTTATCTATCGCCTATCTATGCTTAATAAAAATACATACTCGATTCTCACAACACTCAAAATTTAATTGTAAAATGTACATTTAGTTTCGTCCAAATTCCTCGTTTCCACCTTCTAAATGTAAAAAGTGCACCTAGATTGATTGATTTCGTCTGTGATCGAAATATTCACCTAATCTAGTTGTAGGTTTTACACTTAGTCATTTGAGAAAGAAAAATTCCCCCGAACTAGTTGTAGATTGTACACTTAAGTGTACAAGATTTCCAGGTTTACTCTAAATTGCTGAGTCGCTTAATTCAAAAAACACTTTTAATTTTATGACTGATTTTGCATTCATTTATAGAGAACCCTTAATGCCGTCTATATAGTCACTCGTTATTGTGATTTTGTTACAAGTTTCGGAAAGTAAAAATTCGCGCTACTTATCCGAAACTCGTGAATGGGCCTTCCGATAAGCGCTGGGAGTCATGCCCGCGATTCGTTTGAAAACGGTCAAGAACGAGGCTATGTCCTTATAACCCGTCATTTCGGCGATCGTGTTGACCTTGAACGTCGAATTTCTTAACAGTTCGCAGCTTCTGCGCACGCGCAGCGATTGCAGGTACCGGTTGAAGGATTGAGAGGTATGCTGCATGAACAAGCGTTGAAGATGCCGTTCGCTCCATCGGCTGATTTGCGCGAGGCGGGCGAGCGACAGTTCTTGGGACAAATTCCGTTCCATATACGTCAACAGATGGTCGAAGTCGGAGAATTTACGTATCGGCGGAGAATGCGGGACATGTTTTCCCCGGTTGACGACAATGAGCAATTGAAGCAGCAATGCGTGCAAATAATCCGCCGATCCACCTAGAGGCAACGAATATTCGCGATGGAGCTGAACGAATAACTTCTCTATGGAATCTCCCGCCTCCGCGAGGTGGAAGTATGATTGCGCGCCTTCATGAAGGGCCGATATGAAAGCTTTAACATGGCCGTCGGAGACGAAGTCGCCTAATTTCGTTAGAAGTCGCGGGCTAAAGACGCAATTAAAGACGGTGAGCGGATGTTTGGTCAGATTCGCCGATATGGGACGGAAAACATGGGGAGTGCCGATGGGAATATAGCAGAGCTGCCCTTTGCTTACTTCGTGAACTTGATCGAAGACATGGTGAAATCCGTTGCCTTCGGCAATATAAGCGAATTCGATAAAATCATGATCGTGCATCGGCGAGTTGAAATCTTCCGAAGCCCGGTTCACGTAAAGAAGCATATCTTTTTGAAACATTCCTTCGCTCTTAAATGTCTCTACCGGCCTGTTGCTCATCCGTTTCTCCGCTCCCTTTTACCGATCAACAATGTCCGTTTTACAAATATAAGATGTCCGTAATGCCGCAATACATGCGAGTGGCTCCATTATATCATAAAGAGATAAATCGCCTGTCATTCAGAGAGGAGTTAACTCAGTGATGTTGGAAGTTATCGAGCTGCGTTGCGAATACAAAATCAATCCGGTAGGGCTGGACGTAACGAACCCCCGGATCAGTTGGAAGCTAAAATCCGACGAGAGAGCCGTCATGCAATCGGCTTACGAAATCGAAGTCGCCGAAGAGCAGGACTTTCATGCCGTCGTGTGGGGATCGGGCAAGGTGATATCGGAACAGTCCGTTCACGTGGAATTGGACGGCTTAAACGTGGTTTCGCGTAAACTCTATCATTACCGGATTCGAGTCTGGAGCACTAGCGGGGACAACTCCGGCTGGTCGGAAACGGCTTATTTCGAAACGGGAATATTGGATAATACGGAATGGCGGGCGGAATGGATCGGCGTTATCAAGAACGAGGCGGAGTTGGAAGGGAAACCGGAATCTCCTTCGGAACGAAGCCCGTTGCTACGCAAAGGGTTCGAAGTAAAGGGCGGCGTAAAACAAGCTCGCGTATACGCATCCGCTTTGGGAATATACGAACTGGAGATCAATGGCTCCAGGGTGGGCGACAGTTATTTTACCCCGGGCTGGACGAGTTATAAGCATCGGCTTCAAGTTCAGACATATGACGTAACGCACCAACTCGCAACCGGAGAGAACGCCATCGGCGCAATGCTCGGCAACGGTTGGTACAAGGGACCGCTTGCTTGGGAAAATCATCATTGCTTGTACGGTAATCGCCAAGCGCTATTTTTGGAGTTGCACATCTCTTACGCGGACGGGACGGAACAGATCGTAACGACGGATGCAAGCTGGCGGACGGGGGGAAGCCCGATCCTCATGTCCGAACTCTATCACGGAGAAACGTACGACGCGAGATTGGAGCAACCGGGATGGAGCAGCGCGGGATTCGATGACGACGGGTGGGACGAAGTAGCGGTTATCGCTCAATCCAATGAGGTCCTGATCGCCCAAGAAAACGAAACCGTCAAAAAAATAGAAGAGATTAAAGCGATCGAACTGATTAAGACGCCGCTCGGAGAAACCGTCATCGATTTCGGTCAGAACATGGTCGGTTGGGTACGTTTTACGGTAGAGGGTGCCGCGGGCAGGGAAGTCGAAATTCACCACGCGGAAGTGCTTGATTCGGAAGGTAACTTCTACACCGAGAACATGCGCGCCGCGAAGCAGACCATTAAGTATGTGCTGAAAGGCGGAGAGCCGGAAACATTCGAGCCGCGCTTCACGTTCCAAGGCTTCCGATACGTTCGATTGGTCGGTTTCCCGGAGCCGATTCGGTTGGAGGATTTCACCGGAGTCGTGCTTCATTCGGATATGGCTTCGACCGGCCGATTCGAGTGCTCCGATCCGCTCGTGAATCAATTGCAGCACAACATCGAATGGGGCCTAAAAGGCAATTTCCTCGATGTGCCGACGGATTGCCCGCAACGGGACGAAAGGCTCGGATGGACGGGCGATGCCCAGATGTTCATTCGCACGGCTGCTTACTTAAAGAACGTCGCTCCTTTCTTCACGAAATGGAACCGCGATCTGGCAGCCGATCAGAGGGAAGACGGAGGCGTTCCGTTCGTCATTCCGCACGTGCTGAACGAAGATTCCCATTCCTCTGCCGCTTGGGGGGACGCCGCCGTTATCTGTCCGTGGACGATCTACCTGTGTTATGGGGATAAAAGAATACTGGAAGAGCAATACGGCAGCATGAAAGCTTGGGTCGAATATATTCGCCGCCAAGGCGACAACGAATATCTATGGAATACGGGATTCCACTTCGGCGATTGGCTGGGACTCGATTCCAAGCCGGATACGTACGTCGGAGCGACCGACAGGGATTATATCGCGACGGCGTTCTACGCTTATTCGGTTTCCTTGCTGCAGAAAGCGGCGGCGGTCATCGGAGAAACGGAAGATGCATCAAAGTACGGGGAGCTGTACGAGAAAATCGTAGCCGCTTTCGCGGAAGAGTTCTTCACCCCGTCGGGCCGATCTTCGGTTCCGACCCAGACGGCGCAAGTGCTCGGCCTCACCTTCGGAATCCTCGATGACAAGGCTAAGAAACGGGCTACGGCCAAGCTGATGGAGCTGCTGGAAGAAAGCAAATTCCATCTGACGACCGGATTCGTGGGTACTCCGTACTTGAACCATGCGTTAAGCGACAACGGCCAGAACGACGCGGCTTATAAGCTGCTTCTGCAACAGGATTATCCTTCGTGGCTGTACCCGGTAACGAAAGGCGCGACGACGATCTGGGAGCATTGGGACGGAATCAAGGAAGACGGCAGCTTCTGGAGCAAAGACATGAACTCTTTCAACCACTACGCTTACGGCGCGATCGGCGATTGGCTCTACCGTTCCGTAGCGGGTATCGATACGGACGAGCAAGCGGCCGGTTACAAGCGCATCGTGATTCGTCCTCGGCCGGGTGACGGACTGACTTGGGCGGATGGACGATTGGATTCGATGTACGGGGAAATTCGTTCGTATTGGAAGAAGACGGATGGAGGAATGGAGCTCGAGGTGTCCGTTCCGGCGAACACGACCGCGGAAATTCATCTTCCGGGGGCCGATCTGGCATCGGTCAAAGAGAGCGGGAAATCGTTAGATGCCGCGGTCGGCGTGGTCTCCTCGAAGCAAGTGGAAGGCTCCGTCGCTCTGGCGGTTGGTTCCGGGCAGTATAAGTTTAGCTGGTAAGCGGCGATAGAGTTATGGGGAGTTTAATGGGCTTATTGTGAGGGGCTCGGGTGACTTGGTTTCTGGGAATAAGCTCGTGTGGCGGTACTGATGGGTTTTTGGGAGGCTCGGTTTCTGGGAATAAGCACGTGTGATGGTACTCATGGTGCTTGGATGACTCGGTTTCTGGGAATTTTTATGTGGGAAGTTGTAGACATAGGCTATTATTTATGAGATATAAGAGGAATAAACCGTAAAGGTGGATTCTTGCCGAAGACTAGATAGAGAGTGACGGAAAGACGCTGAGGCTTTAGGGCATTCAGCGTCTTTGGCAATTTGCGATAGTGACAGGGTGTGAACGGAGCTCCCTGCCATTGTCGCAAAATGCGACAATAGCGCGCTGTGGATGGTGCATTCCCCTCCCATTGTCGCGAAATGCGACAATGGCGAGACAACCGCAGCACCTACATCCTTAAATGAGGTGGAAACGAGTATGCGAGTAAAGTTGGACAGGTTTCCGGATGGCAAGAGAATGGCGTTAACGATGAGTTATGACGATGGCATCTATCACGATCGCAGGCTCGTGGAGACGATGAATCGTTACGGCCTTCGCGGAACGTTTCATTTGAATTCAGGGATGTTGGGCAAGAAAGATTACTTGGAGCGGGATGAGATTGCGACGTTGTTCGCGGGGCACGAGATATCGGCGCATACCGTGACTCATCCGTTTCTGCCTTTTATTCCGAAGGAGCAAGCGGTACAGGAATTGCTGAACGACCGAATCGCTTTGGAAGAATTGGCGGGGTACCCGGTTCGAGGTCTATCCTATCCTTTCGGCTCGTGGGATGGTTCCATCGTATCAATGTTGGATTCCGTCGGGATCGAATACGCCCGGACGGTAGACAGTCATGGCTCTTATCGGATGCCGGACAACTTTCAGCAATGGTCTCCGACATGCCATCACCGCGATATGATCGGACATGCCGAGAAATGGCTTAGCGACAATAAGGTATTTCCGACAATGGCACTCCTGTACGTGTGGGGGCATAGCCATGATTTCGATCGGGAGAACAATTGGGAGCTGCTGGACCAGTTCGGGCAACTCGTTGGCAACCGCTCCGACATCTGGTATGCGACGAACATGGAAATCGTGCTTTATTCCAAAGCGTTGAAGGGATTACGGTTCTCGGCGTCGGGACATCTGGCGCACAATCCTTCCGCTATTCCGGTATGGGTTGCCGTAGATAACCGCGAAATACGAATAGATGGCGGCGCGACCGTCCATTTGAAGGAGGACGCGGAACCGGATGGAAGGCGCTTATAAGTCGAAGCTGAGCGAACGGCAGCTTAATGAAGTTATCCAAGCCAAGATGAATAGTACCATTCGGTCTTACTCCGAGCTTACCGAGGGATGGGCGAACAGCGCGTATTCGATCGAAATGGAGGATGGGAAAAAGGTAGTTCTCAAAGCGCGTCCTCCCGCGGACATCCGATACATGCGGTGCGAAGTCGACCAGATGAAAACGGAAGTTGATGCGATGCGGCGATTGGCATCAAACCGATCCTTACCGATTCCTCATATTTACGTCTACGATCAATCGCTTGAGCTTCTTCCGGTCGAATATTTCATTATGGAGCATCTTGAAGGTAAGCCTTACAATCAAGTGAAGGCCGAGTTGCCAGAGGAACAAAGGGATGCGATTGAACGCCGGCTGGGGGAGCTCAACTATCAAATCAACGAGTGTATTGGAGAAGGCTTCGGCTTCTATTCCAGGCCAACCGACCGTTCATGGCGTGATACGTTCAAAGAAATGATCTTCGGGGTTCTTGAGGACGGGAAGGAAGCGGGAGTGTCGTTGCCTATCGCTTACCCGGAATTGGAACGCCTCATTGAAGAGCGATTATATTCGTTAGACGAGGTCATTGAGCCGAGACTGTTACATTGGGATCTATGGGATGGCAACGTGTTCGTAAAAGACGGGCAGCTCTCCGGCATTATCGATTTCGAGCGGGCGATATGGGGCGATCCGATCATGGAGCATTATTTTAGCCACTTTAATCCATCGGTCCCTTTCAGGCAAGGGTACGGGATTTCCTTGACCGAACCTTCGCAGCTCGCCAGAAGAAAACTATACGATCTTTACCTTGACCTGATTCTGTATATCGAATGCGCTTTTCGCAAGTATGATAACGAGAACCATGTAAAATGGGCCTATGATAACCTAGCGCAAGGCTTGGAACGCTTCTGCGCATCCGAATAATAGATTGAATCGCCGATGTTACCGAAAGCGTTGAAGACGATTCAAAGAGAACTTTAATCTCAGCGATAACCAATCCCGTTCCCGATAATCCCGGCGTGCGGGATTTTTATTCGATCGGCTAATATCGCACGCTTTTATTTAACATTGTCTCATTGTCCCTCCGTAGCTCGGGATTTAAGATAGAGGCGGACTGAGTAAAGGGGCGAGAGGGGATTAATAAGGATGCGTACAATCGCGGTTACGGGCGGGAGTGGCAAGCTGGGAGTTTGGGTGGTCGATGATCTGCTTCGCCAAGGTTATCAAGTCGTATCGTTGGACGAGAAGCGGTCCGACAAATTACGTTGCAAGCAACTGAAGGTGGATCTATCCGATTTCGGTCAAGTCGTCGGAGCGCTGCACGGTTCGGATGCGATCATCCATCTCGCTGCGATTCCGGCGCCGTTAGGATATACGAACGATTATATTTTCTCGAACAACGTTAGATCGACTTATCATGTGCTTGAAGCCGCGTCCGTACTAGGAATCGATAAAGTCGTCACCGGTTCGAGCGAATCGGCTTATGGCTTCTGCTGGGCGAAGACGCCATTCTCGCCGAACTACGTACCCGTCGATGAGCTTCATCCCGCGTTGCCTCAAGAATGCTACGGACTATCGAAGATCGTCGGGGAGCAAACGGCGGAGATGTTCCATCGCCGAACCGGCATGCGGGTTTACTCGCTGAGGTTCTCCATGATCGTGACGCCGCAGGAATATTCGCGTTCCGCCATCTCCGAGCCTGAAAGGTACAAACGCATTCTCTGGAGCTACATCGATATCCGCGATGCCGTTCAGGCATGTATCGCGTCTTTGAGATCGGACGATGAGGGCTGCCATACGTTAAACATCACGAGTAACGATACGTTGAGCGATTGGCCGACGGAAAGGCTATTGTCGCATTTCTATCCCGAGATTACGGATCGACGTCAAACTTTCGCGGGCAGAGAAGCCATCGTAAGCAATGCGGGAGCCAAGAGCATCTTGAATTGGACCCCGGAGTTCACCTGGGAACAGAATAAATAAATACCGGAAAGTTTAAGATTACCCCCGTGTAATCTTAAACTGAATTCGGTTATGATTGTTCTTGTAAGCGTTTTCCAGAATGCTAACCCAATAGCGGGAAGGGGATGGATTATGTTGCGCGCTCTCATAGTGGACGATGAGTTCGAGATTCGGGAAGGCTTGCGCAAGAGAGTGCCCTGGTTGGATTACGGGATCGAGGAAGTGTTCGTTGCCGATGACGGCGATACGGCACTGGCGATCGCCCTGGAGAAGAAGCCGGATATTATCGTAACCGATATTAAGATGAGCCGGTTGTCCGGTCTGGAATTTCTCGGAGCTCTGTACCGCGAGAACGAATATTTATGGAAAGCCGTCGTCATAAGCGGTTATGACGATTTCGAATTGGTGAAGCAAGCGATGCAGCTCGGCGCGATGGACTATATTCTCAAGCCGATCAATACGGAAGAACTTGGACGAATCGTACGCAAAGCTTCGGATCAAATCATGCGGGAGAGAATGGATCAGCACAACCAAGCCCAGATGAAAAATCAGATGCAGCTAGCCGTGCCGAAATTGCGGGAAGAGCTGCTTCGCGAAATTATAGAGCACGAATACGATCCTTATCGGGAAACCAGAATCGTTCATCGCCTCCAAGCTTTGGATCTGGAATGGATGACGCAACAGCCGTTGCTCATGATGATCGTGGAAGTTGACGATCTGAAAGCGATCGTTAATCGGGCCGGGTATACGAACGAGAAGGAGCTGGTGTTATTCGGTATTGGCAACGTCGTTAACCAGACGCTGACCGAGGAATTTCCGTTCCCGTTCGCCTTGTTCAGCGATTCCGGCTTGAGGTGGGGGGCGGTTCTTAGCTGCAAAAATCCGGAACAGATTCTGCTCGGCAATTCGGTAGCTCAGATCTGTCTGAGGAGAATCAACGAATTCGTTAAGGTGAAGGCCAGTATCGGAATCAGCTCGATGCCCAAGGATTTGAAGCATATCCACGAGATGTTCTTGGAGTCGGGCGAACTGTTGGACAGGAAAATCGTATACGGAGGCAATCGGATTTTTACGGAACAAGACTTCGAATTCGACGGAGAGAGGGCGGAGTTTTCCCTTCGAGAGTCCGAAGAAGTACTCGATCTTGTCAAATACGGCTCGGATGAAGAGATCAGCGTCTCGATGAACGGATTCGTGGACATGGTGCAGTCTTGGAGACTGGCCAATCTCAAGGATGTTCAGCAACAAATATTCAAATGGTTGATGGGAATCTTTCGGAGCGCGGCAGCGGCCGGATGGCCGGATCGAAGTTGGGAACGAAACCCGATCTCTCTCTGGGAGCAGTTAGAGCAATTCGATAACTTGCAGTCCCTTCGGGCTAAGACCGAAGGGTTTCTTCTCTCGATGGCAGCCGATTTCCGCAAACTGACGGCTTCTCCTAGCCAGATCGTGTTGGAGGCGGAGAAGATGATACGCAAAAGGTATTCGGAAAATCTTTCTCTCCAGATCGTAGCCGACGAGGTGCATGTGACGCCGGTGTGGCTCAGCAAGCTATTCAAGAAGGAGAAGAAGCAAACCTTTTTGGAATATTTGACCGAGGTCAGAATTATGAAGGCGAAAGATATGCTCGGGGACGTCAAATACAAGATTTATCAGATTTCGTATCAAGTCGGATATAAGGACCCGGTTCACTTCACTAAGCTATTCAAGAAACAGTCCGGGTTCACGCCCAAAGAGTATCGGAAACAAAGGGGAATCGCGGATGATTAAGGCTTCGTTGCGTCTCGCTTCCTCTTTTCGGAATAAAATGATTCTTATTTTCTTCGCGATTACGATCGTTCCGTTCATCATATTCGCTTACTACGCTTATATGAAATCGATCGAGGGCATCAAGAACGCGAACGCGACGTTCTCCATGAGTTATTTGCAGCAAGCCAAAATGAACTTCGAAACGTATCTGGATCAATTGAACGATCAGGTCAACGACTTGATCGGCAACAGATCCGTGCAGCAATGGTTGGAACGCGAGCCTTGGAGCAACGAAGAGGAAGAGGCTTTCGCCGTGAACATGTTAGGGTTCGTCTATCAGCGGAAGCCGCAGATCGATGCGCTCAGAGTTCGGATCCTGCCGTTGAATCCGTCCCGTTATCCGACCTATATGAACACGATGGGGGAATCGATCGAGGTCGGCGAAGAGGAATGGTTCAGGAAGTCGAAGGCTACCGTCGTACCGACCTGGCATCTGTCTATGCCTAAGGAAGGTCTCTACGGGAGACCTTTGCTTTCCTATATTAAGAGGTTTACGGGCTTATATGACCGCATTCCTCGGGGGATGATCGTAACGGACCTTGCCGAGGATCACTTAAAGAGATTCTTTTCTCCTTCGGAGAGCATGGAAGGCCAGAAGTTTCTCATCGTCGGCGCGGATGGCCGGGTGCTGTTCGACTCCTTCGACAATGAATGGACGGGGGACGTCATTCCGTCGAAGAAATTTCTGCAGATTCGGGAAACATCCCCCGAGGGTGCGGAAACGCTGATGATGGACGGGGAAAAGAAACTGATCACGTATACGAAAATGAATAACGAGCCGTGGACGATCGTAAGCATGACGCCATTACATGCGTTGACGCAACCGATCAATGTCATGAATCGGCTGCTGATCTTTTTTATCGCGGTCTATTTGATCTGTTCCGTCGGCGTCGTCATCTATATCACTTTGAACTTTACCCAACCTGTCGTTAGGCTCGTCCGTCTGATGAGAAGGCTGGAGGAAGGGGATTTCGAATACAAGGTTCCCATGTCGGCCCGTAAGGATGAGATCGGCTGGCTGTATCGCGGATTCGGAAGCATGATCAAGAAGATCGAAGGTTTGATCGAGCAAACGTCCCGTTCGGAAAGAAACAAGAAGGAGCTGGAATTCCAAGTTTTGAGCCACCAAATTAATCCCCATTTTCTATACAATACGCTGGAGTCGATTCGATGGAAGGCGGAGAATCACGGGAGAAGCGATATCGGAGAGATGGTTTCCGCGCTAGGGAATTTGCTGCGGCTTAGCTTGAATCAAGGGAAGGACATTACGACGGTCGGACGCGAGATCGAACAGGTGAAAGCATACGTGCAGATCGAACAAGCCCGTATCGGGATG
Encoded proteins:
- a CDS encoding AraC family transcriptional regulator, whose translation is MSNRPVETFKSEGMFQKDMLLYVNRASEDFNSPMHDHDFIEFAYIAEGNGFHHVFDQVHEVSKGQLCYIPIGTPHVFRPISANLTKHPLTVFNCVFSPRLLTKLGDFVSDGHVKAFISALHEGAQSYFHLAEAGDSIEKLFVQLHREYSLPLGGSADYLHALLLQLLIVVNRGKHVPHSPPIRKFSDFDHLLTYMERNLSQELSLARLAQISRWSERHLQRLFMQHTSQSFNRYLQSLRVRRSCELLRNSTFKVNTIAEMTGYKDIASFLTVFKRIAGMTPSAYRKAHSRVSDK
- a CDS encoding glycoside hydrolase family 78 protein, translating into MLEVIELRCEYKINPVGLDVTNPRISWKLKSDERAVMQSAYEIEVAEEQDFHAVVWGSGKVISEQSVHVELDGLNVVSRKLYHYRIRVWSTSGDNSGWSETAYFETGILDNTEWRAEWIGVIKNEAELEGKPESPSERSPLLRKGFEVKGGVKQARVYASALGIYELEINGSRVGDSYFTPGWTSYKHRLQVQTYDVTHQLATGENAIGAMLGNGWYKGPLAWENHHCLYGNRQALFLELHISYADGTEQIVTTDASWRTGGSPILMSELYHGETYDARLEQPGWSSAGFDDDGWDEVAVIAQSNEVLIAQENETVKKIEEIKAIELIKTPLGETVIDFGQNMVGWVRFTVEGAAGREVEIHHAEVLDSEGNFYTENMRAAKQTIKYVLKGGEPETFEPRFTFQGFRYVRLVGFPEPIRLEDFTGVVLHSDMASTGRFECSDPLVNQLQHNIEWGLKGNFLDVPTDCPQRDERLGWTGDAQMFIRTAAYLKNVAPFFTKWNRDLAADQREDGGVPFVIPHVLNEDSHSSAAWGDAAVICPWTIYLCYGDKRILEEQYGSMKAWVEYIRRQGDNEYLWNTGFHFGDWLGLDSKPDTYVGATDRDYIATAFYAYSVSLLQKAAAVIGETEDASKYGELYEKIVAAFAEEFFTPSGRSSVPTQTAQVLGLTFGILDDKAKKRATAKLMELLEESKFHLTTGFVGTPYLNHALSDNGQNDAAYKLLLQQDYPSWLYPVTKGATTIWEHWDGIKEDGSFWSKDMNSFNHYAYGAIGDWLYRSVAGIDTDEQAAGYKRIVIRPRPGDGLTWADGRLDSMYGEIRSYWKKTDGGMELEVSVPANTTAEIHLPGADLASVKESGKSLDAAVGVVSSKQVEGSVALAVGSGQYKFSW
- a CDS encoding response regulator; its protein translation is MLRALIVDDEFEIREGLRKRVPWLDYGIEEVFVADDGDTALAIALEKKPDIIVTDIKMSRLSGLEFLGALYRENEYLWKAVVISGYDDFELVKQAMQLGAMDYILKPINTEELGRIVRKASDQIMRERMDQHNQAQMKNQMQLAVPKLREELLREIIEHEYDPYRETRIVHRLQALDLEWMTQQPLLMMIVEVDDLKAIVNRAGYTNEKELVLFGIGNVVNQTLTEEFPFPFALFSDSGLRWGAVLSCKNPEQILLGNSVAQICLRRINEFVKVKASIGISSMPKDLKHIHEMFLESGELLDRKIVYGGNRIFTEQDFEFDGERAEFSLRESEEVLDLVKYGSDEEISVSMNGFVDMVQSWRLANLKDVQQQIFKWLMGIFRSAAAAGWPDRSWERNPISLWEQLEQFDNLQSLRAKTEGFLLSMAADFRKLTASPSQIVLEAEKMIRKRYSENLSLQIVADEVHVTPVWLSKLFKKEKKQTFLEYLTEVRIMKAKDMLGDVKYKIYQISYQVGYKDPVHFTKLFKKQSGFTPKEYRKQRGIADD
- a CDS encoding carbohydrate ABC transporter permease; translation: METFNQPPQRRSRIHSSEARVAYICLIPAFLGLIFLTYLPLLGVLGISMTNWTGLANPEFIGLNNYIKIFTTDPYIKDSIIATIYFAVLSVAGSMVYSLFIAMLLNRKIPARGFFRAVFYVPYVLPAVAIYVGWSWLYEANFGFFNYLLSEMGLDKVLFIADSNYVVPSLSLIAVWLSGNLIVIFLAGLQNVPRVYHEAAEMDGANGWKRFRHITLPSISPIIFYNLLMSLIANLQVITPALALTNGGPGNSSRFMTYLMYDQAFVNYKLGYACATTFIIFAILAAFTAVLFKTSNRWIFSEGGDDK
- a CDS encoding NAD-dependent epimerase/dehydratase family protein; protein product: MRTIAVTGGSGKLGVWVVDDLLRQGYQVVSLDEKRSDKLRCKQLKVDLSDFGQVVGALHGSDAIIHLAAIPAPLGYTNDYIFSNNVRSTYHVLEAASVLGIDKVVTGSSESAYGFCWAKTPFSPNYVPVDELHPALPQECYGLSKIVGEQTAEMFHRRTGMRVYSLRFSMIVTPQEYSRSAISEPERYKRILWSYIDIRDAVQACIASLRSDDEGCHTLNITSNDTLSDWPTERLLSHFYPEITDRRQTFAGREAIVSNAGAKSILNWTPEFTWEQNK
- a CDS encoding polysaccharide deacetylase family protein, which produces MRVKLDRFPDGKRMALTMSYDDGIYHDRRLVETMNRYGLRGTFHLNSGMLGKKDYLERDEIATLFAGHEISAHTVTHPFLPFIPKEQAVQELLNDRIALEELAGYPVRGLSYPFGSWDGSIVSMLDSVGIEYARTVDSHGSYRMPDNFQQWSPTCHHRDMIGHAEKWLSDNKVFPTMALLYVWGHSHDFDRENNWELLDQFGQLVGNRSDIWYATNMEIVLYSKALKGLRFSASGHLAHNPSAIPVWVAVDNREIRIDGGATVHLKEDAEPDGRRL
- a CDS encoding phosphotransferase family protein → MEGAYKSKLSERQLNEVIQAKMNSTIRSYSELTEGWANSAYSIEMEDGKKVVLKARPPADIRYMRCEVDQMKTEVDAMRRLASNRSLPIPHIYVYDQSLELLPVEYFIMEHLEGKPYNQVKAELPEEQRDAIERRLGELNYQINECIGEGFGFYSRPTDRSWRDTFKEMIFGVLEDGKEAGVSLPIAYPELERLIEERLYSLDEVIEPRLLHWDLWDGNVFVKDGQLSGIIDFERAIWGDPIMEHYFSHFNPSVPFRQGYGISLTEPSQLARRKLYDLYLDLILYIECAFRKYDNENHVKWAYDNLAQGLERFCASE
- a CDS encoding carbohydrate ABC transporter permease, which codes for MSEAVYGRLKSKKRNDRMMNVLTLVVVVFCAVLVLFPIWWIFRTSLMTNAEIYRFPPSLLPNNWLFSNYEKTLEIFKFWKYLWNTMVIIVPSCLAGTFTATLCGYAFARLRFRGKSLIWALCIGSMLLPTMVTLIPLYIGWTRGLGLHDSYLPLILPYFCGGGAFNIFLIRQFILSIPRELDQAATIDGAGYFRILFSIIIPAIKPAMIVVALFIFIGLWNDLLQQMIYINSSDKYTIALGLTNFRGQLKSDWSLTMAATCLSFAPGVIFYLVGQKYFVEGITMTGIKS